One part of the Tachysurus fulvidraco isolate hzauxx_2018 chromosome 23, HZAU_PFXX_2.0, whole genome shotgun sequence genome encodes these proteins:
- the c1ql4a gene encoding complement C1q-like protein 4 isoform X1 codes for MVLILLVAIPLLVHSTKGGGAGSAGSHYEMLGSCRMVCDPYTTSQHGQELTSVSPRPPEITSRRGKPGYRGPPGPPGPQGPPGEPGKPGPQGPPGPGPNGYVPSIYTPKIAFYAGLRKQHEGSEVLKFDDVVTNVGNYYEPTTGKFTCPLPGIYYFTYHVLMRGGDGTSMWADLKKNGQVDTGKRYSVCLHTSIASLIPQVGPYEQRLYERSIKESMEVDSIHLASPALLSGSPQNHTGGQNLERN; via the exons ATGGTGCTTATTCTCTTGGTTGCCATACCTCTATTGGTTCACAGCACCAAAGGGGGTGGAGCTGGGAGTGCCGGAAGTCATTATGAAATGCTTGGCAGTTGTCGCATGGTCTGTGACCCCTACACCACATCACAACATGGCCAGGAATTGACATCTGTATCACCGCGGCCTCCTGAGATCACAAGCCGAAGAGGGAAGCCTGGATACAGAGGGCCTCCGGGACCCCCAGGTCCACAAGGACCCCCTGGAGAGCCAGGAAAGCCTGGACCACAAGGACCCCCAGGACCTGGCCCAAATGGTTATGTGCCATCTATCTACACCCCAAAAATTGCTTTCTATGCAGGCCTGAGGAAGCAGCACGAAGGAAGTGAAGTGCTCAAGTTCGACGATGTGGTCACCAATGTGGGCAACTACTATGAACCCACGACTGGAAAGTTCACTTGTCCCCTCCCTGGCATCTACTACTTCACCTACCACGTTCTCATGAGAGGAGGAGATGGAACCAGCATGTGGGCagacctaaaaaaaaatggacag GTCGATACTGGAAAaagatacagtgtgtgtttacacacctCCATAGCAAGCCTTATTCCACAGGTTGGACCATACGAGCAGCGGCTTTACGAGAGATCGATAAAGGAGAGTATGGAAGTAGACTCGATCCATTTAGCTTCACCGGCCTTGCTGTCAGGCAGTCCACAAAACCACACAGGAGGACAAAACCTTGAACGCAATTAA